Genomic window (Bacteroidales bacterium):
CTGATATTCTTTTGCATTTGACGATACGGTATCGATACTAATATACATTTCTCCGGATATTTTTTTGTTATCGGAATCATCAAAAGTAATGATATCCGTATAGTAGTCATGTTGTAAAAATTGCTGATTGATTTCTAATATCCTTTTGTCTGAAACAAAAATATAAGAAATATCCCCAATTTGTTTTTCCTCTTCACTGGCAACTGTTTTCAGCCAATGTTGTATTTTTCTTTTATCTTTTAAGTGGAATGTAATTCCATCGGAAAAAAAACGTATGGCCAATCCCTATTTTTTTATACGGAAAAATGTCATCCTAACAAAACTTCCATTGTCTTCAAATTCGATCTTATCAGAAAGCTTCGACATAAGAAATACACCTCTACCACTCATGTTCTCTATATTTTCAGGGGAAGTCGGGTCGGGAATATTCTCGTAATCAAATCCCGGTCCTTCATCTTTTACGGAAAGGAGTATCTTGTCTTCATCCAAAGTAAATACAAAATCTACATACTTGCTTTCATCAAGTTTATTCCCATGGGTAATAGCATTGTTGGCCGCTTCAAGAGTCGCAATCAATAAATTACCGTATACATCATGATCGATATTACATTTTGCAGAAAACTCATCTATGGTGCTTTCTACCAAATGCAGATTGTCTATTTTTGATGTAATTCTCAGTTTTTGCTTCATGCATTGTTCGGTTTACATATTATATATATACTTAAATCGACCCGATAAGGTTACGTTTTTCCTAGAAAAAAACGAACTTTTTAAGAAAAAATTATGTGCAAAAAAATATGGAAAACATATCGCTCTCAAAATGAATGTTTATGGCAATGGATTTATTTATTTTT
Coding sequences:
- a CDS encoding ATP-binding protein: MKQKLRITSKIDNLHLVESTIDEFSAKCNIDHDVYGNLLIATLEAANNAITHGNKLDESKYVDFVFTLDEDKILLSVKDEGPGFDYENIPDPTSPENIENMSGRGVFLMSKLSDKIEFEDNGSFVRMTFFRIKK
- the ybeY gene encoding rRNA maturation RNase YbeY, with the translated sequence MAIRFFSDGITFHLKDKRKIQHWLKTVASEEEKQIGDISYIFVSDKRILEINQQFLQHDYYTDIITFDDSDNKKISGEMYISIDTVSSNAKEYQAEFHNELLRVIVHGLLHLCGYNDKTEKGQEEMRHIETKYLNVLESTSSM